TGGTGAACAATGCGCTCAAGGCCCTCTTCGAGATGACCGGGGAGGAGCGGTACCGGCCGTCGCCGCTCTTCGAGCAGATGATCAGGGAGAACCGGCTGGGCCGGAAGACCGGCCGCGGGTTCTACGATTACGCGAAGTAAAGGCACGTAGCGCCCCGGCCCGCCGGCGGGCCGGGACAGGAGGAAGGACGCATGGAAGAAGTTTACACAAAGCTGGCGAAGCACCTGGACCGGCTGCCCATTCCCTACCCGGAGACAGAGTCCGGCATCGAGCGGGAGATCCTGGCCCGCTGGTTTTCCCCGCGTGAGGCGGAGATCGCCCTGGCGATGACGGGTCTCCCCGAGGCGGTTCCGGCCATCGCGGCACGCCTGGGGATCGGGGCGGAGGCCCTGGCCCCCGTCCTGGAAGACATGTCGAAACGGGGCCTCATCTTCCGGATCGCCAAGGGGGAAAAGCGGTTCTACAACCTCGTCCCCCTGGCGGAGGGCATGTGGGAATTCCACATCCACCAGAACAATGCGGAGGACGTCCGGCTGCTCCGGAAGTATTTCGACGAGTTCATGACGAAGGGCTGGTACGGGACCAGGACGAGCCAGCACCGGATCGTGCCCATCTCGCAGAGCATCACGCCGGACATGGAAGTCCTCCCCTACGAGCAGGCGGAGGCCCTCATCCGGGCCCAGACCAAGATCTCCGTCGCCACCTGCATCTGCCGGAAGGAGGAGAAGATGGTCGGCGAGGGGTGTGACCACCCCCTGGAGACCTGCATGGCCTTCGGCGCGGGGGCTTACTTCTACATTGAGAACGGCCTCGGCCGGGAGGTGTCGAATGAGGAGGCCCTCGAGATCCTCCGGAAGGCGATGGACTCAGGGCTCGTGCTTCAGCCGGGGAACGGGCAGAAGGTCTGGAACCTCTGCATGTGCTGCGGGTGCTGCTGCGCGCTTCTCCGGACGCTGAAGCGGATGGACAAACCGGCCGAGGTGGCCCACACGAATTTCCGCGCCCGGGTCATCCCGGAGGAATGCACGAACTGCGGCATCTGCGAAGGCCGCTGTCCCATGGACGCGATCCGGATCGAAGATACGGCCGTGGTAAACAGCGACCGGTGCATCGGCT
The nucleotide sequence above comes from Syntrophaceae bacterium. Encoded proteins:
- a CDS encoding 4Fe-4S binding protein yields the protein MEEVYTKLAKHLDRLPIPYPETESGIEREILARWFSPREAEIALAMTGLPEAVPAIAARLGIGAEALAPVLEDMSKRGLIFRIAKGEKRFYNLVPLAEGMWEFHIHQNNAEDVRLLRKYFDEFMTKGWYGTRTSQHRIVPISQSITPDMEVLPYEQAEALIRAQTKISVATCICRKEEKMVGEGCDHPLETCMAFGAGAYFYIENGLGREVSNEEALEILRKAMDSGLVLQPGNGQKVWNLCMCCGCCCALLRTLKRMDKPAEVAHTNFRARVIPEECTNCGICEGRCPMDAIRIEDTAVVNSDRCIGCGVCIGACPFEAIKLDYKKPEERYTPPRDVMEMQITIARERGLL
- a CDS encoding 3-hydroxybutyryl-CoA dehydrogenase, giving the protein VNNALKALFEMTGEERYRPSPLFEQMIRENRLGRKTGRGFYDYAK